One window of the Klebsiella sp. WP3-W18-ESBL-02 genome contains the following:
- the yhdP gene encoding AsmA2 domain-containing protein YhdP has translation MRRLPGILLLTVATLIVIVALLVSGLRLALPHLDQWRPTLLAKIEAATGLPVSASQIQANWQTFGPTLEVRDIKAGLNDGGELSIKRASMALDVWQSLLHLRWQFRELTFWQLQVRTNTPLQNNDGDGGLKGDRISDLFLRQFDHFTLRDSHLSFLTLSGQRAELAVPQLTWVNDKNRHRAEGELSLSSLTGQHGVMKVRMDLRDENGLLNKGRLWLQADDIDVKPWLGQWMQDNIALTSARFSLEGWASVDKGEIASGDVWLKKGGASWQGDAQTHRLSVDNLTAHLSREKEGWELRIPDTRITIDDTPWPRGALALAWIPAQEVGGKDHQRSDELRIRASHLSLAGLNGLLPIAARISPDVADIWHTAQPTGMIDALAVDIPIQDAGKTRFNASWDGLAWKQWKLLPGAEHVSGSVAGSVENGTLRVAMQKALMPYEHVFRAPLEIADGTATLNWVNDDRGFMLDGRNIDVQATGVRAAGGFRYLQPKDDQPWLGILAGISTDDGGQAWRYFPENLMGTKLVDYLSGAIKAGKAENATLVYGGNPHLFPYKHNEGQFQVYVPLHDATFAFQPDWPALTNLNIELNFINDGLWMKADKAALGGVMASNLEAAIPDYEKEKLLIDADINGPGKAVGPYFQDTPLHDSLAAALEELQIDGDVSARLHLDIPLDGELVTAKGKVALNNNSLFIKPLDSTLHNLKGAFSFENGNLTSEPLTATWFNQPLKVDFTTTEGAKAYQVGVNMQADWQPAKTGVLPRQLNDALKGSVPWKGNVAIELPYHSGATYKVGITGDLQNMSSSLPPPADKAAGQALPLKINVDGNLRSFDLTGSVGPGNHINSRWRLGNKLALESAILTSDSRTVPPLPQTPGIELNLPPMDGAQWLALFQHGAADSVSSAAAFPESVTLRTPSLTFAGQQWNNLSLVSRPTAEGKQVEAQGREINASLTMKNGAPWQAAVRYLYYNPSANPLAQTAGVSTTGSASAASQIDFHGWPDLQLRCAECWLWGQKYGRIDGDFSVKGDTLSLANGLIDTGFGRLTADGLWVNAPAEQRTSLKGKIHGKNVDDAVAFFGVSTPIRDAAVDVDYDLHWRDKPWQPDVASLNGILKTHVSKGQFTDISTGHAGQLLRLLSVDALLRKLRFDFSDTFSEGFYFDSIRSTAWIKDGVLNTDDTLVDGLEADIAMKGSVNLVRRELNMEAIVAPEISATVGVATAFAVNPIIGAAVFAATKVLGPLWNKVSILRYRITGPIDKPQINEVLRQARSDKKP, from the coding sequence GTGAGGCGATTGCCGGGGATACTACTGCTCACCGTTGCTACACTGATTGTCATTGTCGCGCTGCTGGTGAGCGGCCTGCGTCTTGCCTTGCCGCATCTGGACCAATGGCGCCCGACGCTGCTGGCGAAAATTGAAGCCGCCACCGGGCTGCCCGTCTCTGCTTCACAAATTCAGGCCAACTGGCAGACCTTCGGTCCGACGCTTGAGGTTCGTGACATCAAGGCTGGGCTGAACGACGGCGGCGAACTCTCCATTAAACGTGCCTCGATGGCGCTGGATGTCTGGCAGAGCCTGCTGCACCTGCGCTGGCAATTTCGTGAGCTGACCTTCTGGCAGCTGCAGGTCCGCACCAATACCCCGCTGCAGAATAACGACGGCGACGGTGGCCTTAAGGGCGACCGTATCAGCGATCTGTTTCTGCGCCAGTTTGATCATTTTACCCTGCGCGATAGCCACCTTAGCTTCCTGACTCTCTCCGGCCAGCGCGCCGAGCTGGCGGTTCCGCAGCTGACGTGGGTGAACGATAAAAATCGTCACCGTGCCGAAGGCGAACTGAGCCTGTCAAGCCTCACCGGCCAGCACGGGGTGATGAAGGTTCGCATGGATCTGCGCGACGAAAATGGCCTGCTGAACAAAGGGCGGCTGTGGCTGCAGGCCGACGATATCGACGTGAAGCCGTGGCTGGGCCAGTGGATGCAGGACAATATCGCGCTGACCAGCGCCCGCTTTAGCCTTGAGGGCTGGGCGTCGGTGGACAAGGGCGAGATCGCCAGCGGCGACGTGTGGCTGAAAAAGGGCGGCGCCAGCTGGCAGGGCGACGCGCAGACGCATCGGCTGTCGGTGGATAACCTCACCGCGCATCTGTCGCGGGAAAAGGAAGGCTGGGAGCTGCGGATCCCTGATACTCGCATCACCATCGACGATACGCCGTGGCCGCGCGGCGCGCTGGCGCTGGCGTGGATTCCCGCGCAGGAAGTGGGCGGCAAGGATCATCAGCGTAGCGATGAACTGCGCATTCGTGCCAGCCATTTGTCGTTGGCCGGGCTTAATGGCCTGTTGCCGATCGCCGCCAGGATCTCGCCGGACGTCGCCGACATCTGGCACACCGCGCAGCCGACGGGGATGATTGATGCGCTGGCTGTCGATATCCCGATTCAGGACGCCGGAAAAACGCGCTTTAACGCGAGCTGGGATGGGCTGGCGTGGAAGCAATGGAAACTTCTGCCCGGCGCTGAACATGTCTCCGGCAGCGTGGCCGGGAGCGTCGAGAACGGCACGCTGCGCGTGGCGATGCAAAAAGCGCTGATGCCCTACGAGCACGTTTTCCGTGCGCCGCTGGAAATTGCGGACGGTACGGCGACCCTGAACTGGGTCAATGACGATCGCGGCTTTATGCTGGACGGGCGCAATATCGACGTGCAGGCGACCGGCGTGCGCGCGGCGGGCGGCTTCCGCTACCTGCAGCCGAAAGACGATCAGCCCTGGCTGGGGATCCTTGCCGGTATCAGCACCGACGACGGTGGCCAGGCATGGCGCTATTTCCCGGAAAACCTGATGGGTACCAAGCTGGTCGACTACCTGAGCGGCGCCATTAAAGCCGGAAAGGCGGAAAACGCGACGCTGGTGTACGGCGGTAATCCGCATCTGTTCCCCTATAAGCACAACGAGGGCCAGTTCCAGGTCTACGTTCCGCTGCATGACGCGACCTTTGCCTTCCAGCCTGACTGGCCGGCGTTGACCAACCTCAATATTGAGCTCAACTTTATCAACGATGGCCTGTGGATGAAGGCCGACAAAGCGGCGCTCGGCGGCGTGATGGCCAGCAATCTTGAGGCGGCCATTCCGGACTATGAGAAAGAAAAGCTGCTGATTGATGCTGATATCAATGGTCCGGGTAAGGCGGTTGGCCCGTATTTCCAGGATACCCCGCTGCACGATTCGCTGGCGGCGGCGCTTGAGGAGCTGCAGATAGATGGTGATGTAAGCGCTCGCTTACATCTTGATATCCCGCTCGACGGCGAGCTGGTCACCGCGAAAGGCAAAGTCGCGCTCAATAACAACAGTCTGTTTATCAAGCCGCTGGACAGCACGCTGCACAACCTGAAAGGCGCGTTCAGCTTTGAGAACGGTAACCTCACCAGCGAGCCGTTGACCGCAACCTGGTTTAATCAGCCGCTTAAAGTTGATTTTACGACCACCGAAGGCGCCAAAGCCTATCAGGTGGGCGTCAATATGCAGGCCGACTGGCAGCCGGCAAAAACCGGGGTACTGCCGCGGCAGCTTAACGATGCGCTGAAGGGCAGCGTACCGTGGAAAGGCAACGTTGCCATTGAGCTACCGTATCATAGTGGTGCCACCTACAAGGTGGGTATCACCGGCGACCTGCAAAATATGAGCAGTAGCTTACCGCCTCCGGCGGATAAAGCGGCGGGTCAGGCGCTGCCGCTGAAGATTAACGTCGACGGGAATCTACGCAGTTTCGATCTGACCGGCAGCGTTGGCCCTGGCAATCATATCAACAGCCGCTGGCGGTTGGGCAATAAGCTGGCGCTGGAGAGCGCCATTCTGACGTCGGATAGCCGTACGGTGCCGCCGTTGCCGCAAACTCCGGGGATTGAGCTGAACCTGCCGCCGATGGACGGCGCGCAGTGGCTGGCGCTGTTCCAGCACGGCGCGGCGGACAGCGTGAGTTCGGCCGCTGCTTTCCCGGAAAGCGTGACGCTGCGTACGCCATCGCTCACCTTTGCTGGCCAGCAGTGGAATAACCTGAGCCTGGTCTCCAGGCCAACGGCTGAAGGCAAACAGGTTGAAGCGCAGGGGCGTGAAATTAACGCCAGCCTGACCATGAAAAACGGCGCGCCGTGGCAGGCCGCGGTGCGCTATCTCTACTACAACCCATCGGCTAACCCGCTGGCGCAGACGGCTGGCGTATCTACCACGGGTAGCGCAAGCGCCGCGAGCCAGATTGATTTCCACGGCTGGCCGGATCTCCAGCTGCGCTGTGCGGAATGCTGGCTGTGGGGGCAGAAATACGGGCGTATCGACGGTGATTTCAGCGTAAAAGGCGATACGCTATCGCTGGCAAACGGCCTGATCGATACCGGCTTCGGGCGCCTGACCGCCGACGGCTTATGGGTGAATGCGCCCGCCGAGCAGCGTACCTCGCTGAAGGGGAAAATCCATGGCAAAAACGTTGATGATGCCGTCGCTTTCTTCGGCGTGTCTACGCCAATTCGCGACGCCGCCGTTGATGTCGACTACGATTTACATTGGCGCGATAAACCGTGGCAGCCTGATGTCGCTTCGCTGAATGGCATTCTTAAGACACACGTCAGCAAGGGCCAGTTTACCGATATTTCTACCGGCCATGCCGGGCAGCTGCTGCGCCTGCTGAGCGTAGATGCGCTGCTGCGCAAGCTGCGCTTTGACTTTAGCGACACCTTCAGCGAAGGTTTTTACTTTGACTCCATCCGCAGCACCGCCTGGATTAAAGACGGGGTGCTGAACACCGACGATACGCTGGTGGACGGTCTGGAGGCCGATATCGCCATGAAAGGTTCGGTTAACCTGGTGCGCCGCGAGCTGAATATGGAAGCGATCGTCGCGCCGGAAATCTCGGCGACGGTCGGCGTTGCGACCGCCTTCGCGGTGAACCCGATTATCGGCGCGGCGGTGTTTGCCGCGACGAAAGTGCTGGGGCCGCTGTGGAACAAGGTGTCGATCCTGCGCTACCGCATCACCGGTCCAATCGACAAGCCGCAAATTAACGAAGTGCTGCGCCAGGCGCGCAGCGATAAAAAGCCATGA
- the tldD gene encoding metalloprotease TldD produces MSLNLVSEQLLAANGLNHQDLFAILGQLTERRLDYGDLYFQSSYHESWVLEDRIIKDGSYNIDQGVGVRAVSGEKTGFAYADQISLLALEQSAQAARTIVRDAGDGKVQTLGAVEHPALYTSLDPLQSMTREEKLDILRRVDSVARAADSRVQEVTASLTGVYELILVAATDGTLAADVRPLVRLSVSVQVEEEGKRERGASGGGGRFGYDYFLADLDGEVRADAWAKEAVRMALVNLSAVAAPAGTLPVVLGAGWPGVLLHEAVGHGLEGDFNRRGTSVFSGQMGQLVASELCTIVDDGTLGDRRGSVAIDDEGTPGQYNVLIENGILKGYMQDKLNACLMGVAPTGNGRRESYAHLPMPRMTNTYMLAGKSTPQEIIESVEYGLYAPNFGGGQVDITSGKFVFSTSEAYLIENGKVTKPVKGATLIGSGIETMQQVSMVGNDLKLDNGVGVCGKEGQSLPVGVGQPTLKVDNLTVGGTA; encoded by the coding sequence ATGAGTCTAAACCTGGTAAGTGAACAATTGCTGGCGGCGAACGGCCTGAATCATCAGGATCTGTTTGCCATTCTTGGTCAACTCACGGAGCGTCGGCTGGACTATGGCGATCTCTATTTTCAGTCCAGCTATCACGAATCCTGGGTTTTAGAAGACCGCATCATCAAAGACGGCTCTTATAATATCGATCAGGGCGTCGGCGTCCGTGCCGTTAGCGGCGAGAAAACGGGCTTTGCCTATGCCGACCAGATAAGCCTGCTGGCGCTGGAACAGAGCGCACAGGCCGCGCGGACTATTGTGCGCGATGCGGGCGATGGCAAAGTGCAGACGCTCGGCGCGGTAGAACATCCTGCGCTCTATACCTCTCTCGATCCGCTGCAGAGTATGACCCGTGAAGAGAAGCTGGATATTTTGCGCCGCGTGGACAGCGTTGCGCGTGCGGCGGATTCGCGCGTGCAGGAAGTGACAGCCAGCCTGACCGGCGTCTATGAGCTGATTCTGGTGGCCGCCACCGACGGCACGCTGGCGGCGGATGTGCGCCCGCTGGTGCGTCTGTCTGTTAGCGTGCAGGTCGAAGAAGAGGGTAAGCGCGAGCGCGGTGCCAGCGGAGGCGGCGGTCGTTTTGGCTATGACTACTTCCTTGCCGATCTCGACGGTGAGGTGCGCGCCGATGCGTGGGCGAAAGAAGCCGTACGTATGGCGCTGGTCAACCTGTCTGCGGTGGCTGCGCCTGCGGGAACCCTGCCGGTTGTTCTGGGGGCGGGCTGGCCGGGCGTGCTGCTGCACGAAGCGGTAGGGCACGGGCTGGAAGGCGACTTTAACCGTCGCGGAACGTCGGTCTTCAGCGGTCAGATGGGTCAACTGGTGGCTTCCGAGCTGTGTACTATCGTTGATGACGGCACCCTTGGCGATCGCCGTGGTTCTGTGGCAATCGATGATGAAGGTACGCCGGGTCAGTACAACGTGCTGATCGAAAACGGTATTCTGAAAGGCTATATGCAGGATAAGCTCAATGCGTGCCTGATGGGCGTCGCGCCAACCGGTAACGGCCGTCGTGAATCCTATGCGCACCTGCCAATGCCGCGCATGACCAATACCTACATGCTGGCCGGGAAATCGACGCCGCAGGAAATTATTGAATCCGTGGAGTACGGCCTGTATGCGCCTAACTTTGGCGGCGGCCAGGTCGATATCACCTCCGGTAAGTTTGTGTTCTCGACCTCAGAAGCCTACCTGATTGAAAACGGTAAGGTGACCAAGCCGGTGAAAGGGGCAACGCTGATTGGCTCCGGCATTGAAACCATGCAGCAGGTGTCGATGGTCGGTAACGATCTGAAGCTGGATAACGGCGTGGGCGTCTGCGGTAAAGAAGGCCAGAGCCTGCCGGTGGGCGTCGGCCAGCCGACGCTGAAGGTCGATAATTTAACGGTGGGCGGTACCGCCTGA
- the aaeR gene encoding HTH-type transcriptional activator AaeR, with amino-acid sequence MERLKRMSVFAKVVEQGSFTAAARQLQMSVSSISQTVSKLEDELQVKLLNRSTRSIGLTEAGKIYYQGCRRMLFEVQDVHEQLYAFNNTPIGTLRVGCSSTMAQNVLARITADMLKEYPGLTVNLVTGIPAPDLIADGLDVVIRVGALQDSSLFSRRLGAMPMVVCASKKYLAQYGVPEKPADLSNHSWLEYSVRPDNEFELIAPEGISTKLLPQGRFVTNDPMTISRWLVAGAGIAYVPLMWAINEINSGELEILFPRYQSDPRPVYALYTEKDKLPLKVQVCINYLTDYFVEVARLFQGMRGRSKE; translated from the coding sequence ATGGAACGACTAAAACGGATGTCGGTATTTGCCAAGGTTGTCGAGCAAGGCTCCTTTACCGCCGCGGCCCGGCAGCTACAAATGAGCGTCTCTTCCATCAGCCAGACTGTCTCTAAACTGGAAGATGAGCTCCAGGTCAAGCTGCTTAACCGCAGCACGCGGAGCATTGGCCTCACCGAAGCCGGTAAAATTTACTACCAGGGCTGCCGGCGTATGCTGTTCGAAGTCCAGGACGTTCACGAGCAGCTTTACGCTTTTAACAATACGCCGATCGGTACGCTGCGCGTCGGCTGCTCTTCAACTATGGCACAAAATGTTCTCGCCAGGATCACCGCAGATATGTTGAAAGAGTACCCTGGCCTGACCGTGAACCTGGTGACAGGGATCCCCGCACCGGACCTGATTGCCGATGGCCTGGACGTGGTGATCCGCGTGGGGGCGCTGCAGGATTCCAGCCTCTTCTCGCGCCGCCTCGGCGCGATGCCGATGGTGGTCTGTGCGTCAAAAAAATACCTCGCACAGTATGGCGTGCCCGAAAAACCGGCCGACCTGAGCAACCATTCATGGCTGGAATATAGCGTCCGTCCGGATAACGAATTTGAGCTGATAGCGCCCGAAGGGATATCCACCAAGCTGCTGCCACAAGGTCGGTTTGTCACCAACGATCCGATGACCATCTCACGCTGGCTGGTTGCCGGTGCCGGCATTGCCTACGTGCCGCTGATGTGGGCGATCAATGAGATCAACAGCGGCGAGCTGGAGATCTTGTTCCCGCGCTATCAGTCCGATCCTCGCCCGGTATACGCGCTGTATACCGAAAAGGACAAGCTGCCGCTGAAGGTGCAGGTCTGTATTAACTATCTGACCGACTATTTTGTGGAAGTGGCGAGACTGTTCCAGGGAATGCGAGGGAGAAGTAAAGAATAG
- the aaeX gene encoding p-hydroxybenzoic acid efflux pump operon protein AaeX, which translates to MSLFPVIVIFGLSFPPIFFELLLSLAIFWLVRRVLTPTGIYDFVWHPALFNTALYCCLFYLISRLFV; encoded by the coding sequence ATGAGCCTGTTTCCTGTCATCGTGATTTTCGGTCTCTCTTTTCCGCCGATCTTCTTTGAGCTGCTCTTATCGCTCGCCATTTTTTGGCTGGTGCGTCGCGTGCTGACGCCAACCGGGATCTACGATTTTGTCTGGCATCCTGCGTTGTTCAACACCGCGCTTTATTGCTGCCTGTTTTATTTGATATCACGTTTGTTCGTTTGA
- the aaeA gene encoding p-hydroxybenzoic acid efflux pump subunit AaeA encodes MKTLTRNLSRTAITVILVILAFIAIFRAWVYYTESPWTRDARFSADVVAIAPDVSGLITGVQVKDNQLVSKNQVLFVIDQPRYQKALAEAEADVAYYQALAAEKGREASRRNQLGVSAMSREEIDQSNNVLQTVLHQLAKAQATRDLARLDLDRTVIRAPADGWVTNLNVYAGEFITRGSTAVALVKQHSFYVMAYLEETKLEHVRPGYRAEITPLGSNRVLKGTVDSVAAGVTNASSSVDSKGMATIDSNLEWVRLAQRVPVRIHLDDEPGNLWPAGTTATVVITGAKDRDARQMTFFQKLALRLREFG; translated from the coding sequence GTGAAAACACTAACAAGAAATCTATCCCGTACCGCCATTACGGTGATACTGGTCATCCTGGCGTTCATCGCAATCTTTCGCGCCTGGGTCTATTACACCGAATCGCCCTGGACGCGTGACGCTCGCTTTAGCGCGGACGTCGTGGCGATTGCCCCTGACGTTTCGGGCCTGATTACCGGGGTACAGGTTAAGGATAACCAACTGGTTAGCAAAAATCAGGTGCTGTTTGTTATCGACCAGCCGCGTTATCAGAAGGCGCTCGCGGAAGCGGAAGCGGATGTGGCCTATTATCAGGCGCTGGCCGCTGAAAAAGGGCGTGAAGCCAGCCGTCGTAACCAGCTGGGTGTCAGCGCCATGTCGCGCGAAGAAATCGATCAGTCGAATAACGTGCTGCAAACCGTTCTGCACCAGTTGGCGAAAGCACAGGCCACGCGTGACCTGGCGCGTCTTGACCTCGATCGTACCGTGATCCGCGCCCCGGCCGACGGCTGGGTGACCAACCTGAACGTGTATGCCGGTGAATTTATTACCCGTGGCTCGACGGCGGTAGCGCTCGTTAAACAGCACTCTTTCTACGTGATGGCCTACCTGGAAGAAACCAAGCTCGAGCACGTACGTCCCGGTTATCGTGCGGAAATTACCCCTCTGGGCAGCAACCGAGTACTGAAAGGCACCGTTGATAGCGTGGCGGCGGGCGTGACCAACGCCAGCAGCAGCGTTGACAGCAAGGGGATGGCCACCATTGACTCTAACCTGGAATGGGTGCGTCTGGCGCAGCGCGTGCCGGTACGTATCCATCTTGATGACGAGCCGGGCAACCTATGGCCCGCGGGGACAACCGCGACGGTGGTGATCACCGGTGCGAAGGATCGCGATGCGCGCCAGATGACCTTCTTCCAGAAACTGGCGCTGCGCCTGCGTGAATTCGGTTAA
- the aaeB gene encoding p-hydroxybenzoic acid efflux pump subunit AaeB — protein MGIFSIANQHIRFAIKLACAVVLALFVGFHFQLETPRWAVLTAAIVAAGPAFAAGGEPYAGAIRYRGMLRIVGTFIGCIAALAIIITMIRAPLLMLLVCSIWAGFCTWISSLVRVENSYAWGLSGYTALIIVITIQSEPLLTPQFAVERCSEIVIGIVCAIVADLLFSPRSIKKEIDHELDAMLVDQYRLMQLCIKHGDSDEMDRAWHALVRRATAMEGMRSNLNMESSRWVRANRRLKALNTVSLTMITQACETFIMQNSRPELVTDAYRELFAEPVETVQDVHRQLKRMRRVLAWTGEHDTPVTIYSWVGAATRYLLLKRGVIGNAKISAREEEILQSEVVVRPESAERHHAMVNFWRTTVSCALGILFWLWTGWTSGSGAMVMIAVVTSLAMRLPNPRMVAIDFLYGTIAALPIGSLYFLVIMPATQQSMLLLCLSLAVMCFFIGIEVQKRRLGSLGALASTINILVLDNPMTFHFSQFLDSALGQIVGCFMALIVILLIRDNSRLRTGRVLLNQFVFAAVSAMTTNMARRKENHLPALYQQLFLLLNKFPGDIAKFRLALTLIIAHQRLRDAPIPINDDLSAFHRQLRRTADRVISASSDDKRRYYFSRLLEELEVYQQKLRVWEAPVQVTQPVERLVAMLHKYQSALTIH, from the coding sequence ATGGGCATCTTCAGTATTGCCAACCAGCACATCCGCTTTGCCATCAAGCTGGCCTGCGCGGTGGTGCTGGCGCTGTTTGTCGGCTTTCATTTTCAGCTTGAAACGCCCCGCTGGGCGGTACTGACGGCGGCGATTGTCGCCGCTGGCCCCGCGTTTGCAGCCGGTGGGGAACCTTATGCGGGGGCCATTCGCTATCGCGGGATGCTGCGTATCGTCGGCACCTTTATCGGCTGTATCGCCGCGCTGGCGATCATTATCACCATGATCCGCGCACCGCTGCTGATGCTGCTGGTGTGCAGTATCTGGGCCGGGTTCTGTACCTGGATCTCATCGCTGGTACGCGTCGAGAACTCCTATGCCTGGGGGCTTTCCGGCTATACCGCGCTCATTATTGTCATCACTATTCAGTCCGAGCCGCTGCTCACGCCGCAGTTTGCCGTCGAACGCTGCAGCGAGATCGTGATCGGTATCGTTTGTGCGATCGTTGCGGATCTGCTGTTTTCACCGCGCTCGATCAAAAAAGAGATCGATCACGAACTGGATGCCATGCTCGTCGATCAGTATCGCCTGATGCAGCTGTGCATCAAGCACGGCGACAGCGATGAAATGGACCGTGCCTGGCACGCGCTGGTGCGTCGCGCCACCGCGATGGAGGGCATGCGCAGCAACCTCAATATGGAATCCTCACGCTGGGTGCGCGCCAACCGTCGTCTGAAGGCATTGAATACCGTATCGCTGACGATGATCACCCAGGCCTGTGAAACGTTTATTATGCAAAACTCGCGGCCGGAGCTGGTGACGGATGCCTATCGCGAACTGTTTGCTGAACCGGTCGAAACGGTGCAGGACGTACACCGTCAGCTTAAACGTATGCGCCGGGTGCTGGCGTGGACCGGTGAGCACGATACGCCGGTGACGATTTACAGCTGGGTGGGCGCCGCCACGCGCTATCTGTTGCTGAAGCGCGGGGTGATTGGCAACGCGAAAATCAGCGCCCGGGAAGAAGAAATTCTGCAAAGCGAAGTGGTGGTGCGTCCCGAGTCGGCCGAACGCCATCACGCGATGGTTAACTTCTGGCGTACCACCGTCTCCTGCGCGCTGGGGATCCTGTTCTGGCTGTGGACCGGCTGGACCTCCGGCAGCGGGGCGATGGTGATGATCGCGGTAGTGACCTCGCTGGCGATGCGTCTGCCCAACCCGCGCATGGTGGCGATTGACTTTCTTTACGGCACGATTGCCGCGTTACCGATCGGGTCGCTCTACTTCTTGGTCATTATGCCTGCCACACAGCAAAGTATGCTGCTGCTGTGCCTGAGTCTGGCGGTGATGTGCTTCTTTATCGGCATTGAAGTACAGAAGCGTCGGCTGGGGTCGCTCGGCGCGTTGGCCAGTACCATCAACATTCTGGTGCTCGATAATCCGATGACCTTCCACTTCAGCCAGTTTCTCGACAGCGCGCTGGGGCAAATTGTCGGCTGCTTTATGGCGCTGATTGTGATCCTGTTGATCCGCGATAACTCGCGTCTGCGTACCGGTCGGGTGCTGCTGAACCAGTTTGTGTTTGCCGCCGTCTCGGCGATGACCACCAATATGGCGCGGCGTAAAGAGAATCACCTGCCGGCGCTCTATCAGCAGCTCTTTTTGCTGCTCAACAAGTTTCCGGGTGATATTGCCAAGTTCCGTCTTGCGCTGACGCTCATTATTGCGCACCAGCGCCTGCGCGATGCGCCGATCCCTATCAACGATGACCTGTCGGCGTTCCACCGCCAGCTGCGCCGTACCGCCGATCGGGTGATTTCGGCGAGCAGCGACGATAAGCGCCGCTACTACTTCTCGCGTCTGCTTGAAGAGCTTGAGGTGTACCAGCAAAAGCTGCGGGTGTGGGAAGCACCGGTCCAGGTGACACAGCCGGTTGAGCGGCTGGTGGCGATGCTGCACAAGTATCAAAGTGCGTTAACCATTCATTAA
- a CDS encoding NAD-dependent succinate-semialdehyde dehydrogenase produces the protein MTTQALQDNELFQTGYLVNGEWRRLDATFDVLNPATGDVVAKVAKAGKTETEQAIAAAANAFPLWRAKTAKARSELLYRWYQLIVEHKSWLAQLMTIEQGKPLKEAEGEVDYAASFIQWFAEQGKRANGEIIPPAKPGSRILATREPIGVVAAITPWNFPMAMLTRKLGPALAAGCTGVIKPANNTPLCAFALLTLAKKAGIPDGVLNAVAGNTQEISDAIMASHEVRKISFTGSTSVGKTLVRNAAETMKKVSMELGGNAPYIVFEDADIDAAVQGAVANKFRNAGQVCVSVNRFYIHDSVYDRFTRQLADAVKALKVGNGLDDGVVVGPLIEPAAVRKVREHVEDAVAKGAQVLVGGQSHALGGNFWQPTVLGDCNEHMLLAQEETFGPLAACFRFQDEEEVIQRANNTPYGLAAYFYTQNLPRVFRVAQALESGMIGINECAVSTELGPFGGVKESGLGREGSVLGLEEYLEVKTLHIGGL, from the coding sequence ATGACCACGCAAGCGCTACAGGACAACGAGCTTTTTCAAACCGGTTACCTGGTCAACGGTGAATGGCGCCGTCTTGATGCGACCTTTGATGTGCTGAACCCGGCAACGGGCGATGTGGTGGCAAAGGTGGCGAAGGCTGGGAAAACAGAAACCGAGCAGGCGATTGCAGCAGCGGCAAACGCGTTCCCGCTCTGGCGGGCCAAAACGGCGAAAGCGCGTTCAGAGTTGCTTTACCGCTGGTATCAGCTGATCGTTGAGCATAAAAGCTGGTTGGCGCAGCTCATGACCATTGAACAGGGGAAGCCGCTGAAAGAGGCGGAAGGCGAAGTGGACTATGCGGCAAGCTTCATTCAGTGGTTTGCCGAACAGGGAAAACGGGCGAACGGTGAAATCATTCCTCCGGCAAAACCCGGTTCGCGAATTCTGGCTACGCGGGAGCCAATTGGCGTCGTCGCGGCGATTACACCGTGGAATTTCCCGATGGCGATGCTCACGCGTAAGCTAGGACCCGCGCTGGCCGCGGGCTGTACTGGCGTGATAAAGCCGGCGAATAACACACCGCTTTGTGCATTTGCACTGCTGACGCTGGCGAAAAAGGCCGGTATTCCCGATGGCGTACTGAACGCCGTTGCGGGTAATACGCAGGAAATCAGCGACGCGATTATGGCCAGCCACGAGGTACGCAAAATCTCGTTCACCGGCTCGACGTCGGTTGGGAAAACGTTGGTCCGCAACGCGGCGGAAACGATGAAGAAGGTATCGATGGAACTGGGCGGCAACGCGCCTTATATCGTGTTTGAGGATGCCGATATCGACGCAGCCGTTCAGGGGGCGGTAGCGAATAAGTTCCGTAACGCCGGGCAGGTGTGCGTCAGCGTGAACCGTTTTTATATTCATGACAGCGTCTATGACCGCTTCACCCGCCAGCTTGCTGACGCCGTGAAGGCGCTGAAGGTGGGCAATGGCCTGGATGATGGCGTGGTGGTTGGCCCACTCATCGAGCCTGCGGCGGTCAGGAAGGTACGTGAACACGTGGAAGATGCCGTTGCGAAAGGCGCACAGGTGCTGGTCGGCGGGCAGTCGCATGCGCTGGGAGGGAATTTCTGGCAGCCGACGGTGCTCGGAGACTGCAACGAACACATGCTGCTGGCGCAGGAAGAAACCTTTGGACCGCTGGCGGCCTGTTTCCGTTTTCAGGATGAAGAAGAGGTCATTCAGCGGGCGAATAATACCCCTTATGGCCTGGCCGCCTACTTCTATACCCAGAACCTGCCACGCGTCTTCCGCGTCGCGCAGGCGCTGGAGAGCGGGATGATTGGCATTAACGAATGTGCGGTATCCACCGAACTGGGGCCGTTCGGCGGTGTGAAAGAGTCCGGATTGGGACGTGAAGGTTCGGTGCTGGGTCTGGAAGAGTACCTTGAGGTGAAAACGCTGCACATCGGGGGACTTTAA